From Brassica oleracea var. oleracea cultivar TO1000 chromosome C3, BOL, whole genome shotgun sequence, a single genomic window includes:
- the LOC106331655 gene encoding transcription initiation factor TFIID subunit 9: MAGEGEEDVPRDAKIVKSLLKSMGVEDYEPRVVHQFLELWYRYVVEVLTDAQVYSEHASKSTIDCDDVKLAIQSKVSFSFSQPPPREVLLELAASRNKIPLPKSIAGPGIPLPPEQDTLLSPNYQLVIPKRSASAEPEETEDDEEMADPAQSSSQEQQTSELPSQTPQRVSFPLSRRPK; the protein is encoded by the exons ATGGCTGGAGAGGGTGAAGAAGATGTGCCAAGAGACGCCAAGATTGTCAAGTCTCTGCTTAAGTCGATGGGCGTGGAGGACTACGAGCCTCGCGTGGTCCACCAGTTTCTTGAACTATGGTACCGTTATGTGGTCGAAGTGTTGACCGATGCTCAGGTTTACTCAGAGCATGCCAGCAAATCCACCATTGATTGTGATGATGTGAAGCTAGCTATTCAATCCAAAGTTAGTTTCAGCTTCTCGCAGCCTCCTCCAAGAGAG GTACTGCTAGAGCTTGCTGCGAGCAGGAACAAGATTCCTTTGCCGAAATCGATTGCAGGACCAGGCATTCCGCTCCCGCCTGAACAGGACACGTTGCTTAGTCCAAACTACCAGCTCGTCATTCCGAAGAGGTCAGCTTCAGCAGAACCTGAAGAAACAGAGGACGACGAAGAGATGGCGGATCCTGCACAATCATCATCTCAGGAACAACAAACATCAGAGCTTCCGAGCCAGACTCCTCAAAGGGTGTCTTTCCCTCTCTCTAGGCGACCTAAATAA